A single genomic interval of Trichosurus vulpecula isolate mTriVul1 chromosome 6, mTriVul1.pri, whole genome shotgun sequence harbors:
- the FGF4 gene encoding fibroblast growth factor 4 produces MPHPSALLPALLLGLLSPWPGRGSPLPAPHNDTLDWRWETLFSRSMARLPGERKELNRDGDYLLGIKRLRRLYCNVGIGFHLQVLPDGRINGVHNENRYSLLELSPVERGVVSLFGVKSRLFVAMNSKGKLYGSPYFNDECTFKEILLPNNYNAYESRQYPGMYIALSKNGRTKKGNRVSPTMTVTHFLPRI; encoded by the exons ATGCCTCACCCCTCAGCCTTGTTGCCCGCGCTGCTGCTGGGACTGCTGTCCCCCTGGCCGGGCCGCGGGAGCCCTCTGCCCGCCCCCCACAACGACACGCTCGACTGGCGTTGGGAGACCCTCTTCTCTCGCTCCATGGCCCGGCTCCCCGGGGAGAGGAAGGAGCTGAACCGGGACGGGGACTATCTGCTGGGCATCAAGAGATTGCGCCGCCTCTACTGCAACGTGGGCATCGGCTTTCATCTCCAGGTCCTGCCCGATGGCCGCATCAACGGCGTCCACAACGAGAACCGCTACA GTTTGCTGGAGCTGTCGCCGGTGGAACGGGGAGTCGTGAGCCTCTTTGGCGTCAAGAGTCGTCTTTTCGTGGCCATGAACAGCAAGGGCAAACTTTACGGCTCG CCTTACTTCAATGACGAGTGCACCTTCAAAGAAATCCTCCTGCCCAATAACTACAACGCCTACGAGTCTCGGCAGTACCCGGGCATGTACATCGCCCTGAGCAAAAATGGGAGAACCAAGAAAGGCAACCGTGTGTCCCCCACCATGACTGTGACCCACTTCCTGCCCCGGATCTGA